The proteins below come from a single Stomoxys calcitrans chromosome 1, idStoCalc2.1, whole genome shotgun sequence genomic window:
- the LOC106094842 gene encoding uncharacterized protein LOC106094842, with amino-acid sequence MRSLQLLLLGASCALIVSFAFAHPPEGVWKKKLTWKEDWVQVWKTVKKEAWETKWKKVQVPIWKEVKVPVWKEEKIPDWKIVKKPHIEEREVPAWKEEKVPEWKKITKPIWKEIQVPVWKEIQVPVWKEIQVPVWREIKVPVWKEIQVPVWKEIQVPIWKEVQVPDWKKMFVPEWVKMGIPGEKYLGKDHEGWEYTSHDLWRKKLIWKPVWKKVWRTEKKQEWKTEKKQEWKTEKVQEWKIEKKQEWKTEKKQEWKTEKVQEWKTDKKLEWKVEWIQVWKPVKKQIWIKEKRETWVEEKVQIWRTEKKQVWATEKKQAWKDEWKSIQVPVWKEVKVQEWKKVWKPVWEKVWEPAPHGHGWD; translated from the coding sequence CTCTTGGGTGCCAGCTGTGCTCTCATCGTCAGCTTCGCCTTTGCCCATCCACCCGAAGGGGTATGGAAAAAGAAACTCACTTGGAAAGAAGATTGGGTACAGGTCTGGAAGACTGTGAAAAAAGAGGCCTGGGAAACCAAATGGAAGAAGGTACAAGTCCCCATTTGGAAGGAGGTCAAAGTTCCAGTATGGAAGGAAGAAAAAATTCCCGATTGGAAAATTGTTAAGAAACCCCACATTGAAGAGCGAGAAGTGCCCGCCTGGAAAGAAGAGAAGGTGCccgaatggaaaaaaattaccaaGCCCATTTGGAAGGAAATCCAGGTGCCAGTGTGGAAGGAAATCCAAGTACCTGTGTGGAAGGAAATTCAAGTTCCCGTGTGGCGTGAAATAAAAGTGCCAGTCTGGAAAGAAATTCAAGTACCTGTTTGGAAGGAAATCCAAGTACCCATTTGGAAGGAAGTCCAAGTGCCCGACTGGAAGAAGATGTTCGTCCCAGAATGGGTGAAAATGGGCATTCccggtgaaaaatatttgggcAAAGATCATGAAGGCTGGGAGTACACCAGTCATGACTTGTGGCGCAAAAAGCTGATCTGGAAACCAGTGTGGAAAAAGGTTTGGCGTACCGAAAAGAAGCAAGAATGGAAAACCGAAAAGAAACAAGAATGGAAAACCGAAAAAGTCCAAGAGTGGAAGATCGAAAAGAAACAAGAATGGAAAACAGAAAAGAAACAAGAATGGAAAACTGAAAAAGTCCAAGAATGGAAAACCGACAAGAAACTTGAATGGAAAGTTGAATGGATTCAAGTTTGGAAACCAGTCAAGAAGCAAATCTGGATTAAAGAAAAGCGTGAAACTTGGGTAGAAGAGAAAGTACAAATTTGGCGCACCGAAAAGAAACAGGTCTGGGCTACGGAGAAAAAACAGGCCTGGAAGGATGAGTGGAAGTCCATCCAAGTACCAGTGTGGAAAGAAGTAAAAGTACAGGAATGGAAGAAGGTGTGGAAGCCAGTATGGGAAAAAGTGTGGGAACCAGCACCTCATGGACATGGCTGGGATTAA